From Arcticibacter tournemirensis, one genomic window encodes:
- a CDS encoding DUF4230 domain-containing protein — MASSLRIRTAIILIFSVFTVLFLVFLFFYVKRGFQQTRTEISEDVMVEKITDIGKLELVKYTMKDVLEKKELRLILPDKRILFVAAGEVTGCIDLRKVGKEDIVKSSADSVTVYLPQPEICYVKLDHKRSKVYDVSGAWFPADTKEMVEGIYKLAEQRILQNAKEMDILGKTRQNAFVIFKPMLENISGKKVGIKFK; from the coding sequence ATGGCATCATCTCTTAGAATCCGTACAGCTATCATTCTTATATTTTCTGTATTCACCGTGCTGTTTCTTGTGTTTCTATTCTTTTATGTGAAGCGCGGCTTTCAGCAGACAAGAACCGAGATAAGTGAGGATGTGATGGTTGAAAAAATTACGGATATCGGTAAACTTGAACTGGTGAAGTATACAATGAAAGACGTTCTGGAGAAAAAGGAGCTGAGACTTATTTTACCTGACAAGAGGATCTTATTTGTAGCTGCAGGCGAAGTTACCGGATGTATCGACCTTAGGAAAGTAGGGAAGGAGGATATTGTAAAGTCGTCGGCCGATTCCGTTACTGTTTATCTTCCTCAACCTGAGATTTGTTATGTGAAACTTGATCATAAGCGATCGAAAGTGTATGATGTTTCGGGCGCCTGGTTTCCTGCAGATACTAAAGAGATGGTAGAAGGGATTTACAAACTGGCCGAACAACGGATATTACAAAATGCAAAGGAGATGGATATCTTAGGCAAAACACGGCAAAATGCATTTGTCATCTTTAAACCCATGCTTGAGAATATCTCAGGTAAGAAAGTTGGAATTAAGTTCAAGTGA
- a CDS encoding APC family permease translates to MENNNQPFQEKTELQRQLGLPETLSIVINRIIGSGIFRTPAPIMLITASVSMFYGVWVLGGVATILGALCYAELVAMMPKAGGPYVFLKAAFPPVVTFLRGWAMFFVSETGAIAAVALFFSENAVSLFHTGPAKYPVALIAIAVVFMLTLFNSYGIKLSGTLQNIFGLAKIAILVLIVATAFSSGINTANFSSEAATAGPSGWAAVIAIFTAMRYSFFAYSGWEGATYVAEEVKNPSRNLPLSLFGGIGIVMLLYLLINSAYINLLGPAKMGTSTSVAVDSMQIAIGSAGALFVIIAIMVNTFSNVNTQIFVKSRTWFAMSRDQLFFRPLSKVHPRYKTPNYSLYAQAVWASVLILFSTTAKSNYEAVIDYFSFTSSVFNVLTFASVFVLRMKYPDIARPYKTFGYPITLIIVILIQLTFMIVTLITAFIPSLLGIALTATGLIYYKFYVPEESKQLKSSMS, encoded by the coding sequence ATGGAAAACAATAACCAGCCATTCCAAGAAAAAACGGAACTCCAAAGGCAGCTCGGGCTTCCGGAAACGCTTTCTATCGTAATAAACCGCATTATTGGTTCCGGGATATTCCGCACTCCTGCGCCTATTATGCTCATAACGGCTTCGGTGAGCATGTTTTATGGAGTATGGGTACTCGGCGGCGTTGCCACTATCCTGGGAGCTTTATGCTATGCCGAGCTGGTGGCCATGATGCCCAAAGCAGGCGGCCCCTACGTGTTCCTGAAAGCAGCTTTCCCACCCGTTGTTACTTTTTTACGGGGCTGGGCCATGTTTTTTGTTTCCGAAACCGGCGCCATTGCTGCAGTAGCCCTCTTCTTTTCCGAAAATGCAGTGTCCCTTTTCCACACAGGTCCTGCTAAATATCCAGTCGCGCTCATTGCCATCGCCGTTGTATTCATGCTTACTTTGTTTAATTCATATGGTATCAAACTGAGCGGCACACTGCAGAACATCTTCGGACTTGCGAAAATCGCCATACTGGTTCTGATTGTTGCGACCGCTTTCTCTTCAGGCATTAATACGGCCAATTTTTCTTCGGAAGCAGCTACAGCAGGACCGTCTGGCTGGGCGGCCGTGATCGCTATATTCACAGCTATGCGATACAGCTTTTTCGCCTATAGCGGATGGGAAGGCGCTACTTATGTCGCAGAGGAGGTTAAAAACCCTTCCAGGAATCTTCCATTATCGCTCTTCGGAGGCATCGGCATCGTCATGCTCCTTTATCTGCTTATTAATTCGGCGTATATAAATTTATTGGGACCTGCTAAAATGGGTACTTCGACCTCAGTTGCCGTTGATTCCATGCAGATCGCCATAGGTTCAGCGGGCGCTTTATTTGTAATAATAGCCATCATGGTGAATACCTTCAGCAATGTAAATACACAAATATTTGTTAAAAGCCGCACCTGGTTTGCCATGTCAAGAGATCAGCTTTTTTTCAGGCCGCTTTCAAAAGTTCATCCCCGCTATAAAACACCAAACTACTCTCTTTATGCACAGGCAGTCTGGGCTTCCGTATTGATTCTTTTCTCAACAACGGCAAAAAGTAATTACGAAGCCGTTATAGATTATTTTTCGTTCACTTCATCGGTATTCAACGTTCTTACTTTTGCATCGGTATTCGTGCTGAGAATGAAGTATCCGGATATTGCACGGCCTTATAAGACTTTTGGCTATCCAATTACTTTGATCATTGTGATCTTGATTCAGCTGACGTTTATGATTGTAACGCTGATAACGGCCTTCATTCCCTCTTTACTGGGCATTGCCTTAACTGCAACAGGGCTTATCTATTATAAATTTTATGTACCTGAAGAAAGTAAACAGCTCAAAAGTTCAATGAGCTGA
- a CDS encoding dicarboxylate/amino acid:cation symporter — protein sequence MKLKQAGFTALITVTIAVILLFLNHYNISTVPPLVLVFSRWLAIAGLVLFGLKKKSLTAWILIAMVVGAEIGHDYPDVAMKLQVLSKVFLKMIKTIVGPLLFATLVYGIAGHADLKQVGRMGWKSILYFEVVTTIALFIGLAAINISQAGAGIKIPPAQHEALPDVPPQSTNDIILHIFPENIAKSVADGQILQIVVFSIIFGIGLAMVREDKRLPMLHFAESLAEVMFKFTNIVMYFAPIGVGAAIAYTVGHMGLGILVNLFQLLATLYVALLVFLFGVLLPIALIVGVPIKKFIAAIAGPVSIAFATTSSEAALPRAMENLEKLGVPRKIVAFVMPTGYSFNLDGTTLYLALASIFVAQAAGMNLSLGHQLLIVFTLMLTSKGVAGVPRASLVILLGTASSFGMPTWPIFIILGIDELMDMARTSVNVIGNCLATVVVAKWEKEFHPSEAEQSFD from the coding sequence ATGAAGTTAAAACAAGCAGGTTTTACTGCTCTAATTACAGTTACAATAGCAGTTATCCTTCTTTTTCTCAATCATTACAATATATCTACTGTTCCTCCGCTTGTTCTTGTTTTCTCAAGATGGTTGGCAATAGCTGGACTAGTTTTGTTTGGACTGAAAAAAAAGTCGCTTACCGCATGGATATTGATAGCGATGGTAGTGGGCGCCGAAATTGGCCACGACTATCCTGATGTCGCCATGAAGTTGCAGGTTCTGAGCAAGGTTTTTCTGAAAATGATAAAGACTATCGTAGGCCCTTTATTATTTGCAACCCTGGTTTACGGAATCGCCGGTCACGCGGATCTGAAGCAAGTGGGGCGAATGGGTTGGAAGTCGATCTTATATTTTGAGGTAGTAACCACTATCGCGTTGTTCATAGGGCTTGCGGCGATAAATATTTCGCAGGCGGGTGCCGGGATCAAAATCCCCCCTGCTCAGCATGAAGCTCTGCCTGATGTTCCGCCTCAGTCGACAAATGATATCATTCTTCATATCTTTCCGGAAAATATTGCCAAGTCGGTAGCAGATGGACAGATACTTCAGATTGTAGTTTTTAGCATCATATTTGGTATAGGACTGGCTATGGTACGTGAGGACAAACGGCTTCCGATGCTGCACTTTGCAGAGAGTCTTGCCGAAGTGATGTTCAAATTTACCAATATCGTAATGTATTTTGCTCCTATCGGTGTTGGCGCTGCCATTGCTTATACAGTGGGTCATATGGGGCTCGGTATTTTGGTAAACTTGTTTCAGCTGCTGGCTACTCTTTACGTTGCGCTCCTTGTTTTTCTATTTGGAGTGTTGTTGCCAATAGCCCTGATTGTTGGGGTGCCTATCAAGAAATTTATTGCCGCTATCGCTGGTCCTGTTTCTATTGCATTTGCTACGACAAGCTCTGAAGCAGCTCTTCCAAGGGCTATGGAGAATCTTGAAAAGTTAGGGGTTCCCAGAAAGATTGTAGCGTTTGTGATGCCTACTGGTTACAGCTTTAACCTCGATGGTACGACGCTTTACCTGGCACTTGCTTCTATATTTGTGGCGCAGGCTGCTGGAATGAACCTTAGTTTAGGACATCAGCTGTTGATTGTATTTACCCTGATGTTAACCAGTAAAGGCGTTGCCGGCGTACCCCGTGCATCATTAGTAATTCTGCTCGGAACAGCATCTTCCTTTGGAATGCCTACCTGGCCGATATTTATCATTCTCGGGATAGATGAATTGATGGATATGGCCCGTACATCCGTCAACGTAATCGGCAATTGTCTGGCTACTGTTGTCGTAGCAAAATGGGAGAAAGAATTTCACCCCAGTGAGGCGGAACAGAGTTTTGATTAA
- the trxB gene encoding thioredoxin-disulfide reductase: MSQETEHVQCLIIGSGPAGYTAAIYAARADLKPVLYTGIVPGGQLTQTTDVENFPGYPEGIMGPEMMEDFRKQAERFGTEIRFGYVTSVDFSGPPHTVVIDEHKTITADTVIIATGASAKWLGLESEQKYNGFGVSACAVCDGFFFKGEEVAIVGAGDTAAEEATYLAKLCSKVHMLVRRDEFRASKAMQNRVLNTHNIEIHYNTETKEIVGNGQNVTGIRVYNNKTTEESVINVSGFFVAIGHKPNTDIFKGWLDMDETGYLITKPGTAMTNIEGVFACGDAQDKIYRQAVTAAGTGCMAALEAERYLAEKEFAETE; encoded by the coding sequence ATGTCCCAGGAAACAGAACATGTACAATGCCTTATCATAGGTTCAGGCCCGGCAGGATATACTGCAGCAATATATGCAGCCCGCGCAGATTTAAAACCGGTTTTATATACAGGAATTGTACCAGGAGGACAACTCACCCAAACTACTGACGTTGAGAATTTTCCGGGCTACCCTGAGGGAATAATGGGTCCGGAAATGATGGAAGACTTCAGGAAGCAGGCAGAGCGTTTTGGTACAGAGATCAGGTTTGGCTACGTTACATCTGTTGACTTTTCAGGGCCACCGCATACCGTGGTGATTGACGAGCATAAAACAATAACTGCCGATACTGTGATCATCGCTACCGGAGCTTCAGCAAAGTGGCTTGGACTGGAGAGTGAACAAAAGTATAATGGCTTTGGTGTTTCGGCCTGTGCTGTATGCGACGGCTTTTTCTTTAAAGGCGAAGAAGTTGCAATAGTCGGTGCCGGTGATACAGCTGCGGAAGAGGCTACTTATCTCGCAAAACTATGCAGCAAGGTTCATATGCTGGTAAGGCGTGACGAGTTCAGAGCTTCAAAAGCCATGCAAAACCGGGTATTGAATACTCATAATATTGAAATTCATTATAATACCGAAACAAAGGAGATCGTTGGAAACGGCCAGAACGTAACGGGTATCCGGGTTTACAATAATAAGACCACAGAGGAATCTGTAATAAACGTAAGCGGATTTTTCGTTGCTATCGGACATAAACCCAATACAGACATTTTTAAGGGATGGCTTGATATGGACGAAACTGGTTACCTGATTACCAAACCCGGTACCGCAATGACTAATATCGAAGGTGTATTTGCCTGTGGCGATGCGCAGGACAAGATTTACAGACAAGCTGTTACAGCTGCAGGGACAGGATGTATGGCAGCACTGGAAGCTGAAAGGTATCTTGCTGAAAAGGAATTTGCTGAAACTGAGTAA
- a CDS encoding 30S ribosomal protein THX, whose translation MGKGDIKSRRGKITNKSFGKKRPHKLAKPLDTVQEEKTSK comes from the coding sequence ATGGGAAAAGGTGATATTAAATCAAGAAGAGGAAAAATTACAAACAAGTCGTTCGGAAAGAAAAGGCCACATAAGCTTGCTAAACCGTTGGACACTGTTCAGGAAGAAAAAACTTCAAAGTAA
- the pncA gene encoding bifunctional nicotinamidase/pyrazinamidase, with protein sequence MKALLLIDLQNDFLEGGSLAVPKGNEVIPIVNQIQSRFDLIVATQDWHPANHKSFASNHKGRMVFEKIDLNGLEQVLWPDHCIQGTVGAELSDQLDARPIEVIFRKGVDPDIDSYSGFYDNGHRRSTGMAGYLRDKGVTALYVAGLAADYCVYYSVLDAIAEGFDTYLIENATRAISDEGFQLAKKEIIKRSGTIVSVL encoded by the coding sequence ATGAAGGCATTACTTCTGATCGATCTCCAGAACGACTTCCTTGAAGGTGGATCATTAGCCGTACCTAAGGGTAATGAAGTAATCCCGATTGTTAACCAGATACAGAGCAGGTTCGACCTGATTGTTGCTACCCAGGACTGGCATCCTGCCAATCATAAAAGCTTTGCTTCTAATCATAAAGGGAGAATGGTGTTCGAGAAGATTGATCTGAACGGACTGGAACAGGTACTTTGGCCGGATCACTGTATCCAGGGAACTGTGGGAGCAGAGCTTTCTGATCAACTAGATGCAAGGCCTATTGAAGTGATCTTCAGAAAAGGAGTAGACCCCGATATTGACAGTTATAGCGGATTTTATGATAACGGACACCGGAGGTCTACTGGGATGGCGGGGTATTTAAGAGACAAAGGAGTAACAGCGCTTTATGTTGCCGGGCTTGCTGCCGATTACTGTGTTTATTATTCTGTATTAGACGCTATTGCCGAAGGGTTTGACACGTATTTAATAGAGAACGCAACCCGGGCCATTAGTGATGAGGGTTTTCAGCTGGCTAAAAAGGAGATTATAAAAAGATCAGGAACGATCGTCAGTGTACTATAG
- the lysA gene encoding diaminopimelate decarboxylase, whose translation MFFQDIVGRFESEQTPFYHYDLKLLSQTLEACKGAADSYGFHVHYAMKANFNRRVLELIRDAGFGADCVSGNEVNKAIEIGFAPQRVVFAGVGKSDKEISEALSHNIFCFNVESVQELEVINDLALKAGKKARVALRINPNVDAHTHHNITTGLDENKFGINQWELSACAELLTRAQNLWLEGIHFHIGSQITDMNVFKSLCIKVNEIKTWFEERGFNLNVLNVGGGLGVDYYQPDKNQVADFKAYFDIFNQFLERKPGQEVHFELGRALVAHCGSLISRVLYVKKGIKKNFLILDAGMTELMRPALYQAYHKIENISRPDKASSERIKYDVVGPICESTDCFGKEVELPDSERGDLIAIRTAGAYGEVMASRYNLRDEVRSVYSE comes from the coding sequence ATGTTTTTTCAGGATATAGTAGGCCGTTTTGAGTCTGAACAGACTCCTTTTTACCATTATGATCTCAAGTTGTTAAGCCAGACACTTGAGGCTTGCAAGGGCGCAGCTGATAGTTATGGTTTTCACGTTCATTATGCAATGAAGGCTAATTTTAACCGCCGTGTCCTCGAGCTTATCAGGGACGCCGGGTTTGGAGCTGATTGCGTGAGTGGAAATGAGGTAAACAAAGCAATAGAAATAGGATTCGCTCCGCAGAGGGTTGTATTTGCCGGGGTTGGAAAGTCAGATAAAGAAATATCGGAGGCATTAAGCCACAATATCTTTTGCTTCAATGTTGAGTCAGTTCAGGAACTTGAAGTGATTAACGATTTAGCATTAAAGGCCGGAAAGAAAGCCCGGGTGGCATTGAGGATCAATCCAAACGTCGACGCTCATACACATCACAATATAACCACCGGTCTTGACGAAAATAAGTTCGGCATCAACCAGTGGGAGTTATCGGCCTGTGCCGAACTGCTTACCCGCGCCCAGAACTTGTGGCTGGAAGGAATTCATTTCCATATTGGATCCCAGATAACGGATATGAATGTCTTTAAAAGTCTTTGTATCAAGGTTAACGAGATAAAAACCTGGTTTGAGGAGCGTGGTTTTAACCTGAACGTTTTAAACGTAGGGGGAGGGCTTGGAGTAGACTATTACCAGCCTGACAAAAATCAGGTTGCTGACTTCAAGGCATATTTTGATATTTTTAATCAATTTCTTGAAAGAAAGCCGGGACAGGAGGTTCATTTTGAACTTGGCAGGGCACTGGTAGCACATTGTGGCAGCCTGATCAGCCGGGTGCTGTATGTTAAAAAGGGAATTAAAAAGAACTTTTTGATTCTTGATGCGGGGATGACAGAGCTGATGAGGCCGGCTCTTTATCAGGCTTATCATAAAATTGAAAATATCTCCAGGCCGGATAAAGCCTCCTCTGAGCGGATAAAGTATGATGTTGTTGGACCAATATGTGAATCTACCGATTGCTTCGGAAAAGAAGTTGAGCTACCTGATTCTGAAAGAGGTGATTTAATAGCAATCAGGACGGCTGGGGCTTACGGAGAGGTTATGGCATCAAGGTATAACCTTCGGGATGAAGTGAGAAGTGTTTATTCAGAATAA
- a CDS encoding aspartate kinase, which translates to MKILKFGGTSVGSPERLKKLLDIIRPEEKQIVVLSAVAGTTNSLVEISDAYLNGDKRKAKQLTDSLFDKYKTFVNELFTSDEGRNNGKELINYHFTQIGSFSTDLFTPVEEKIILAQGELLSTSLFHFYLTEIGIRSVLLPALDFMKIDEDNEPVIEYIGSRLQPLLDERADQTLFITQGYICRNSFGEIDNLRRGGSDYTASLIGAAIRADEVQIWTDIDGMHNNDPRIVKGTSPIAQLSFDEAAELAYFGAKILHPQSVFPAQKYKIPVRLLNTMEPSAPGTLITNESEKGKIKSIAAKDGITAIKIHSSRMLLAYGFLRKVFEIFERYKTPIDMITTSEVAVSVTLDDTTYLTEILKDLQDFGTVEVESGKTIVCVVGDFSFESHGFAARVFDSLKHISIKMISYGASNCNISLLVDSENKTEALRSLHDRLF; encoded by the coding sequence ATGAAGATTTTAAAATTTGGAGGGACATCAGTTGGTAGTCCGGAGCGATTGAAGAAGCTCCTCGATATCATCCGCCCTGAAGAAAAACAGATTGTAGTATTGTCAGCTGTTGCAGGAACGACCAACAGCCTTGTGGAAATTTCAGATGCTTATTTAAACGGCGATAAGCGAAAGGCTAAGCAGTTAACTGATAGTCTTTTTGATAAGTATAAGACTTTTGTTAATGAACTTTTTACCTCAGATGAGGGACGCAATAACGGGAAGGAACTTATTAACTACCATTTTACGCAGATAGGCTCATTCTCTACCGACTTATTTACGCCTGTTGAAGAAAAGATCATTCTGGCCCAGGGCGAGCTTCTATCGACAAGCTTGTTCCATTTTTATCTCACTGAAATCGGGATACGTTCGGTATTACTGCCTGCACTCGATTTTATGAAGATTGATGAAGACAATGAACCTGTAATTGAATATATAGGATCAAGGTTACAGCCTTTGCTTGATGAGCGTGCAGATCAGACGTTATTTATTACACAAGGGTACATTTGCCGTAATTCGTTTGGGGAGATAGACAATCTTCGTCGCGGCGGCAGTGACTATACCGCGTCGTTAATAGGAGCAGCAATAAGGGCAGATGAAGTTCAGATATGGACGGATATTGACGGTATGCATAATAATGATCCACGGATTGTTAAAGGTACTTCTCCTATTGCGCAGCTATCATTTGATGAAGCGGCAGAGCTCGCTTATTTCGGTGCGAAAATTCTTCACCCCCAAAGTGTTTTTCCTGCCCAAAAATATAAAATACCGGTACGCCTGTTAAATACTATGGAGCCTTCGGCACCTGGTACTTTGATTACTAACGAAAGCGAAAAGGGGAAGATAAAATCCATTGCGGCAAAAGATGGTATCACAGCTATTAAAATACATTCGAGCAGAATGTTGTTAGCCTACGGTTTTCTGCGCAAGGTATTTGAGATCTTTGAACGCTATAAAACTCCGATAGATATGATCACTACATCGGAGGTAGCAGTATCGGTTACGCTTGATGACACTACGTATCTGACTGAAATATTGAAAGATCTTCAGGACTTTGGAACAGTGGAGGTTGAGAGTGGTAAGACCATTGTCTGTGTAGTAGGTGATTTTTCTTTTGAATCGCATGGCTTTGCTGCCCGTGTTTTCGATTCACTTAAACATATTTCAATAAAAATGATCTCTTATGGAGCCAGCAACTGCAATATTTCTTTGCTGGTGGATTCTGAGAATAAGACAGAAGCTTTAAGAAGCCTGCACGATCGTTTATTTTAG
- a CDS encoding TIGR00730 family Rossman fold protein, which produces MELKSICVYCGANFNGDPRLKEAVENLAAVFAERKIRLVYGGGSVGVMGLLADAVLQKGGIVTGVIPQFLMDKEVGHNSLTEMIITENMHQRKKKMADLSDAFIILPGGFGTLEEFFEVLTWLQLGLHNKAIGVLNVAGFYDHLFAQMDVMVEQRFLKASNRALVFNEGNPEELVEKMTKFDTVPDEVWFKDRNLT; this is translated from the coding sequence ATGGAACTGAAAAGCATATGCGTGTACTGCGGCGCCAACTTTAATGGTGATCCCAGGCTTAAAGAGGCAGTAGAGAACCTTGCTGCTGTATTTGCCGAACGGAAGATCAGGCTTGTTTATGGCGGCGGAAGCGTCGGAGTCATGGGTCTCCTTGCAGATGCAGTGCTTCAAAAGGGCGGTATAGTAACCGGTGTTATTCCACAATTTCTGATGGATAAGGAGGTTGGGCACAATAGCCTGACGGAAATGATCATCACAGAAAATATGCACCAGAGGAAGAAGAAAATGGCTGATTTATCTGATGCCTTTATTATCCTCCCCGGAGGCTTTGGGACGCTCGAAGAATTTTTTGAAGTCTTAACCTGGCTCCAGCTGGGTTTGCACAATAAAGCTATTGGCGTATTGAATGTTGCCGGCTTTTACGATCATCTGTTTGCACAAATGGATGTAATGGTAGAACAGCGTTTTTTGAAGGCTTCTAACCGCGCGCTGGTATTTAATGAAGGTAATCCTGAAGAGCTTGTGGAGAAAATGACAAAATTTGACACGGTACCGGATGAAGTATGGTTTAAAGACAGAAATCTGACCTGA
- a CDS encoding RNA polymerase sigma factor: MATKEALFKEIFKSNSKRVFHLCYGYTGDNDAANDLMQETFMKVWQNLDKFRNQALISTWIYRIAVNTCLSWLRVEKRQAKEELTDNIIENKKEEFSEKNEQVALLYKCISQLEENERLIITMVLDELPYAEIADIAGISEGNLRVKIHRIKHKLTEIYNRYERF, encoded by the coding sequence ATGGCAACTAAGGAAGCTCTTTTTAAAGAAATCTTTAAATCAAACTCCAAAAGGGTTTTCCATTTATGTTATGGTTATACAGGCGACAATGATGCCGCAAATGATCTGATGCAGGAAACCTTTATGAAGGTCTGGCAAAACCTTGATAAATTCAGGAATCAGGCACTGATCTCTACCTGGATATATCGCATAGCTGTAAACACCTGCCTCTCCTGGCTTCGGGTAGAAAAACGACAGGCCAAAGAAGAACTAACGGATAACATCATCGAAAACAAAAAAGAAGAGTTCTCTGAAAAAAATGAGCAGGTGGCCTTACTTTATAAATGTATATCGCAATTGGAAGAAAATGAACGTTTAATAATTACTATGGTACTGGATGAGCTACCCTATGCTGAGATTGCCGATATCGCGGGAATTTCCGAAGGGAACCTAAGGGTTAAAATACACAGGATAAAACACAAGCTGACTGAAATATATAACCGTTATGAAAGATTTTGA